The following coding sequences lie in one Benincasa hispida cultivar B227 chromosome 6, ASM972705v1, whole genome shotgun sequence genomic window:
- the LOC120079705 gene encoding uncharacterized protein LOC120079705 codes for MNCFSQVSTYTRAIFRRTTLVASTSINGYSNSYWTSSFHNHNVAVKATAIDSLCSRFRLRCYSSRKLRKAASPSPKLDSEPPTESEMGDFFVVRKGDIIGVYKSFSDCQAQIGSSICDLPVSLYKGHSLPKDTQEYLASVGLKNALYTIKAADMRPDLFGSLVPCTFHDGDTSIKGEASGQDAIKKRPREAIVSENIGSSVLTPTSKDPSRKHVKLEDSIVSHALSSNRESCFLEFDGASKGNPGQAGAGAVLRAHDGSVICRLREGLGIATNNVAEYRAILLGLKYALQKGFTRIHVQGDSKLVCMQVQGLWKVKNENISELCNEVIKLKDKFLSFEINHVLRNLNSEADAQANLAITLADGEVQEFED; via the exons ATGAACTGCTTCTCCCAAGTCTCTACCTATACTCGCGCCATTTTCAGAAGGACAACCCTTGTTGCTTCGACCTCCATCAATGGCTACTCTAATTCCTACTGGACCTCAAGCTTTCACAATCACAACGTCGCTGTTAAGGCTACTGCTATAGACTCCTTGTGTTCCAGATTCCGTTTACGTTGCTATTCCTCTCGAAAACTCCGAAAGGCCGCTTCTCCTTCACCCAAGTTAGATTCTGAACCTCCCACGGAATCAGAGATGGGTGACTTCTTTGTCGTTCGAAAGGGGGATATTATTGGAGTATATAAAAGTTTTAGTGATTGTCAGGCGCAAATTGGATCTTCG ATATGTGATCTTCCTGTTAGCTTGTATAAAGGACACTCATTGCCAAAAGACACTCAGGAATATCTTGCTTCGGTCGGGCTTAAGAATGCTCTGTACACTATTAAAGCTGCAGATATGAGACCTGATCTTTTTGGTTCGCTCGTGCCTTGCACTTTTCAT GATGGAGATACTTCTATTAAAGGTGAGGCTTCTGGCCAGGATGCTATAAAGAAGAGACCAAGAGAGGCTATTGTATCGGAAAATATT GGGTCATCTGTTTTAACTCCTACATCAAAAGATCCCTCGAGGAAACATGTCAAGTTGGAAGATTCCATTGTGTCCCATGCACTGTCCTCTAACCGT GAATCTTGCTTTCTAGAATTCGATGGTGCCTCAAAGGGAAATCCTGGACAAGCTGGGGCAGGAGCTGTTCTGCGAGCTCATGATGGGAGTGTG ATATGTAGACTGCGTGAAGGCCTAGGTATAGCAACCAACAACGTTGCTGAATATCGAGCTATTCTTTTAGGGTTGAAGTATGCACTTCAGAAAGGGTTCACTAGGATTCACGTCCAAGGTGACTCCAAACTTGTCTGTATGCAG GTTCAAGGTTTATGGAAGgtaaaaaatgagaatatctCTGAGTTATGTAATGAAGTTATCAAGCTGAAGGATAAATTTCTCTCCTTCGAGATCAATCATGTACTAAGG AATCTAAACTCAGAAGCCGATGCTCAAGCGAACTTGGCTATCACTTTAGCTG ACGGTGAAGTCCAGGAGTTTGAGGATTAA